A window from Podospora bellae-mahoneyi strain CBS 112042 chromosome 1 map unlocalized CBS112042p_1, whole genome shotgun sequence encodes these proteins:
- a CDS encoding uncharacterized protein (EggNog:ENOG503Q4S1), with translation MSGPAIAEFNIPPFSECWAHLYNLCSHPGVSVDVLERYIVLIREQTVRYVNTLPASVQASSKDRAKEDSLYFFTLAASS, from the coding sequence ATGTCCGGACCGGCCATTGCCGAATTCAACATTCCGCCTTTCTCTGAGTGCTGGGCGCACTTGTACAACTTGTGCTCTCACCCTGGCGTCTCTGTCGATGTGCTTGAGCGGTACATCGTTCTCATCCGTGAGCAGACAGTTCGCTACGTCAACACACTCCCCGCGTCTGTGCAGGCTTCCAGCAAGGATCGTGCCAAGGAGGACAGTCTTTACTTCTTTACTTTGG